A genomic stretch from Plasmodium brasilianum strain Bolivian I chromosome 9, whole genome shotgun sequence includes:
- a CDS encoding hypothetical protein (conserved Plasmodium protein) has protein sequence MNAECFFYLMCVIMMFFFKQGIVATTKSNMSERNFLIKKFYNNKLTKTFDKDDYHFFRLVFIKFLIKSKFLNKNVVNLDDMVRILENIKFGINQKSDHIYMCLYNEMKNISIKRYKEIYEKNEIDKEITNEIEKITKTRKNKLTLMSLIPFPMDEIFNSRESYKKVHIMLDILYVSIITSYEQLDEKGKRHMLMLMYEHTINHWMSLNFLRKIMQYKLSLNKDSILLYISLEKKNNIDDVTKEEYIRDIELKLKNLVQDFLHKLYPSYVGMENSAFVVDKFTKVFIPELRIIGYKTRRENKLKSNIQGCQNKEETQNSANNANSENNANSANNANSANNANSANNANSANNANSANNANSANSANNENSANNENSANNENSANTEGCKKYGVSSNFFDTEENMNKIILQILLTDSYGNSTIGKDDTYDVYFTIENVYNILLDHFFHNEDFSLSIGKLSYEKEPFEDQLFVNPSFVMARYLFGDQQNGKLKEEEKKYEDISLHIFLKIIRNVKFTFKHIQKYVLKNTKYLSSFHYIHFYGACTKYKNTDIIKVIGKFGEDIDNSLINNVIIKMKADEIIAHIKLYSKKMSKDNILNYVTTKQIKEQLNRSNYFYVMYYLVDKTKEIPKPINCTICRHYKYHYIILFIAAAIPSVIIFAIFFIICYCRIYKCTNPQLACSKHISEICPWLFYVKTSSNRYKRLTKPHGQRKMQTKAMTIATKKTIPVLKKGFKNERQVKVNKK, from the coding sequence ATGAATGCAGAGTGCTTTTTCTACCTCATGTGTGTCATTATgatgttcttttttaaacaaGGAATTGTAGCTACTACAAAAAGTAATATGAGCGAAcggaattttttaataaaaaaattttacaataacAAATTAACGAAAACATTTGATAAAGATGATTATCACTTCTTTCGTTTAGTTTTTATAAAGTTTCTCATtaaatcaaaatttttaaataaaaatgttgtaAACCTAGATGACATGGTCAGAATTCTggagaatataaaatttggaataaatcaaaaaagtgaccatatatatatgtgtctATATaacgaaatgaaaaatatatcaataaaaagatataaagaaatatatgaaaaaaatgaaatagataaagaaattacaaacgaaattgaaaaaattacaaaaaccaggaaaaataaattaactcTCATGTCACTCATACCTTTTCCTATGGATGAGATATTTAATTCTAGAGAGAGCTATAAAAAAGTTCATATAATGTTAGATATATTGTACGTGTCTATAATAACTAGCTATGAGCAACTAGACGAGAAAGGGAAAAGACATATGCTAATGTTAATGTATGAACATACAATAAATCATTGGATGAGTTTGAACtttttaaggaaaataatgcaatataaattatcattaaataaagatagtatattattatatatatctttagaaaaaaaaaataatatagatgATGTAACAAAAGAAGAATATATCAGGGATATAGAACTGAAGCTAAAAAATTTAGTACAAGATTtcttacataaattataccCCAGTTATGTAGGTATGGAAAACTCTGCATTTGTAGTTGATAAGTTTACGAAAGTCTTTATCCCGGAACTGCGAATTATAGGGTATAAAACGAGAAGAGAAAATAAGTTGAAGAGTAACATACAGGGTTGCCAAAATAAGGAAGAAACGCAAAATAGTGCAAATAACGCGAATAGTGAAAATAACGCGAATAGTGCAAATAACGCGAATAGTGCAAATAACGCGAATAGTGCAAATAACGCGAATAGTGCAAATAACGCGAATAGTGCAAATAACGCAAATAGCGCAAATAGCGCAAATAACGAAAATAGCGCAAATAACGAAAATAGCGCAAATAACGAAAATAGCGCAAATACTGAAggatgtaaaaaatatgggGTCTCCTCCAATTTTTTCGACACAGAAGAAAacatgaataaaataattctacAGATTTTGTTAACTGACTCGTACGGGAATTCAACCATAGGAAAAGATGATACATACGatgtttattttactattgaaaatgtttacaatattttattagaCCATTTTTTCCACAATGAGgatttttcattatctaTTGGAAAACTGTCGTACGAAAAAGAGCCATTCGAAGATCAGCTATTCGTGAACCCGTCATTCGTTATGGCACGATATCTATTTGGTGATcaacaaaatggaaaattaaaagaagaggagaagaaatatgaagatatatcgttacatatatttctaaaaattatccgtaatgtaaaatttacgtttaaacatatacaaaAGTATGTACTAAAGAACACCAAATATTTGAGCTCCtttcattatattcatttttatggtGCATGCACGAAATATAAGAATACtgatattataaaagtaattGGAAAATTTGGGGAAGACATTGACAACAGTTTAATTAATAacgttattataaaaatgaaggcAGATGAAATTATTgcacatataaaattatattcaaaaaaaatgagtaaagacaatattttgaattatgTAACTACCAAACAGATAAAAGAGCAATTAAATCGATCaaactatttttatgttatgtaTTATCTAGTAGATAAAACTAAAGAAATACCCAAACCTATTAACTGTACTATTTGTAGGCATTACAAGTATCactatattattctttttattgcTGCAGCTATTCCATCTGTAATcatttttgctatattttttattatttgctATTGCAGAATATATAAGTGCACAAATCCGCAATTAGCCTGTTCTAAGCACATTTCAGAAATATGCCCTTGGCTATTCTATGTTAAAACATCTTCAAATCGTTATAAAAGACTAACCAAACCACATGGACAAAGAAAAATGCAGACAAAGGCCATGACAATAGCGACAAAAAAAACGATACCAGTTCTGAAAAAAGGCTTCAAAAATGAGCGCCAAGTAAaagttaacaaaaaataa
- a CDS encoding oxysterol-binding protein, with protein MLGGKYLNLRLFSEKKNSLNSNSSDNTINNSNAHSVQNVHNLNSLHTVQNLQNANSSRDRKYYEEKTKRYNRDKRIIHEGWLNKWTNIIGSYRPRYFVLENGILRYSIDKYSPTKETFVLSHCKIRVCPDDPLHFEIDTSEQGILYLKADYPEDKHKWYISFKKAQLNYLHGNYNKKAFINVNTFNTSTNSEFLRKLIKSTNDFSKSKTIGEVTNVKARNASGSNRISSHKEDDQNSHNNINRNNSDNSNLHSEHNSGCIEEDQEKMEKVDRRTSCTSLDQSEKNFSRLSGTNKINLDELFISSTDFEDKSPTLCLMENIVSLKEITRDLIKNSEYNEAKQVVNKIKSDPNYKINYEHLGALLFHLSNSIYCIDSVIEKYINCTEMLLKEENIQSKCMNKSLKLLAKQNYFLEKSQDKKTLNQLNVKVKNKYEKFNLYCNNQESEEDDDLFFDCDDQFICDEKQNDSSGSSDENKSARSSFCLSTNEEPAKKKNSLHKNKTKERKNNSDQSLQFTNHNDKELLKSMKTTCTNEPLQFYQKNYSYKSMDGCSSGEKLYNEHSKGKIANIANIANIGKGEKGEKITKGENVGEGEKGSLREEEKQNQNQAKGNRKRDEQMNGKMDEQTDKKMDEQMGEKMDKLRDEQKNAPGEHPTEGKESETQKDSFEKNVDESDSSSGDCCNYEDEGYMLISLCKAKNVKSLNFRKIDIYTDKTIKRRKKLPSPRTDIKISMWSLLKDCIGKDLSRIGMPIYLNEPSSFLQRLAEDFQYIYLLKYASNEVESTSRLAFVTAFTISPYASVIGRTFKPFNPLLGETYELTHRKFYFISEQVVHHPPITAYHCHNEYMENFASIIVNVQILGKSVEVNIPGASHLILKYKKKSASSESGSRTGIGIGSVTVSGSTQNEKDTTNSRSEVKNRKKYDIVDEYGDGNEAHIDENEKRTKDYSKMENDISVTHSTLHNGNNNSTPNCDTQESFVFLGENKKGADSMRRVDSEYRAYINMDDNKIKKNNHLNNLKSNENIEVLEDDNTDKWGTENCNYLKTEQGRNIKSSKKEDKIEYGHEHYTYQRANMIIHNIIFGKLWVELHGNILIRNHNNGDFSIVCYIRKGWFDKEIHKVRGIVCDRFKNAIFYIYGKWSQEIYIAYVKNMKRQEYSTYFFNEDGTENLKHFNRNTLNEFINNFDWQFYENNMENLNGVCVWKAQKRPKHSDQYYGFNNMTVELNEITPEYDRLNGAAIACTDSRFRPDQRNYENGNIEVAMNEKQRLENKQRKNSKMYGEKNSYQPKWFYKNKDPIYKDKDMYLFNNKYWVVKKNRQFTNSPDIF; from the coding sequence ATGTTGGGAgggaaatatttaaatttaagaCTATtcagtgaaaaaaaaaattccctTAATAGTAACTCGTCCGATAATACCATAAACAATAGTAATGCTCATAGTGTGCAGAACGTGCACAACTTGAACAGCTTGCATACCGTGCAGAATTTACAGAATGCTAATAGCAGTAGAGacagaaaatattatgaagaaaaaacaaaaaggtaTAATAGagataaaagaataatacaTGAAGGATGGTTAAACAAATGGACAAACATTATAGGAAGCTATAGACCAAGATATTTTGTATTAGAAAATGGAATTCTAAGGTACTCCATCGATAAATATTCCCCTACAAAAGAAACGTTTGTATTATCACACTGTAAAATCAGAGTATGTCCTGATGATCCATTACATTTTGAAATAGATACAAGTGAACAAGggatattatatttaaaagcgGATTATCCAGAAGATAAACATAAGTggtatatatcatttaaaaaggctcagttaaattatttacatgggaattataataaaaaagcattTATAAATGTCAATACATTTAATACATCCACAAACTCGGAATTTTTGAGAAAACTCATAAAGAGCACAAACGATTTTAGCAAAAGTAAGACCATCGGGGAAGTTACCAATGTAAAGGCTAGGAATGCAAGTGGTAGTAACAGGATTAGTAGCCATAAGGAAGATGATCAAAACAGTCATAACAATATTAACCGTAACAATAGTGATAATTCTAATTTGCACAGTGAGCACAATTCTGGTTGTATCGAGGAAGATCAGGAGAAGATGGAAAAAGTGGATAGACGAACCTCTTGTACATCCCTTGATCAATCAGAAAAAAACTTCTCAAGATTAAGTGGTActaacaaaattaatttagATGAATTATTCATAAGCTCTACTGATTTTGAAGATAAAAGTCCAACACTCTGTTTAATGGAAAATATTGTAtcattaaaagaaattacaagagatttaataaaaaattcagaGTATAATGAAGCCAAACAagttgtaaataaaataaaatcagatccaaattataaaattaattatgaaCATTTAGGTGCTCTCCTATTTCATCTTTCCAATTCGATATACTGTATCGATTCAGTAATAGAAAAGTACATTAATTGTACAGAAATgttattaaaagaagaaaatattcaATCAAAATGTATGAACAAGTCATTAAAATTGTTAGcgaaacaaaattattttcttgaaAAATCACAAGATAAAAAAACACTCAATCAGTTAAATGtcaaagtaaaaaataaatatgaaaaatttaacttGTATTGTAATAATCAAGAAAGTGAAGAAGATGATGATTTGTTTTTTGATTGTGATGACCAGTTCATTTGtgatgaaaaacaaaatgattCTAGTGGTTCAAGTGATGAGAATAAATCTGCTAGGTCTTCCTTTTGCTTGTCTACTAATGAAGAGCcagcaaaaaagaaaaactcaTTACATAAAAACAAGACAAAGGAACGAAAGAACAACTCAGATCAATCTTTGCAATTCACAAATCACAACGACAAGGAGTTACTAAAATCGATGAAGACCACCTGTACCAATGAACCCCTTCAATTTTACCAGAAAAATTATTCGTACAAAAGTATGGACGGGTGTTCATCTGGGGAAAAACTGTACAATGAACACTCAAAGGGAAAAATTGCAAATATTGCAAATATTGCAAATATTGGAAAAGGTGAAAAAGGcgaaaaaattacaaaaggGGAAAATGTAGGGGAAGGTGAAAAAGGATCTCTGAGGGAGGAAGAGAAGCAGAACCAAAATCAGGCAAAGGGAAATAGGAAAAGGGATGAACAGATGAATGGGAAAATGGATGAGCAGACGGATAAGAAAATGGATGAACAGATGGGTGAGAAAATGGATAAGTTGAGGGATGAGCAGAAGAATGCGCCTGGTGAACACCCCACTGAAGGGAAAGAAAGCGAAACACAAAAAGACAGTTTTGAAAAAAACGTGGATGAATCAGATAGCAGTTCGGGTGACTGTTGTAATTATGAAGATGAAGGCTATATGTTAATTTCTTTATGCAAGGCGAAAAATGTCAAATCGTTAAATTTTAGGAAAATAGATATTTATACAgataaaacaattaaaagaagaaaaaaattaccaAGTCCTAGAAcggatataaaaataagtatgtGGTCATTACTAAAAGATTGTATAGGCAAAGATCTCTCTCGTATAGGTATGCCAATATATTTGAATGAACCCTCTTCATTTCTTCAAAGACTAGCTGAAGATTTtcagtatatttatttattaaaatatgcatCGAATGAAGTAGAAAGTACAAGCAGACTAGCATTTGTAACAGCTTTTACTATATCTCCATACGCATCTGTAATTGGTCGAACGTTTAAACCATTCAATCCATTATTAGGTGAAACGTATGAATTGACTCATCGAAAATTCTATTTCATATCAGAGCAGGTTGTTCATCATCCTCCTATTACTGCATATCATTGTCATAATGAATATATGGAGAACTTTGCTAGTATAATTGTTAACGTACAAATTTTAGGAAAATCAGTGGAGGTAAATATACCCGGGGCAAGTCATCTTATACTCAAGTATAAGAAGAAAAGCGCTTCGAGTGAGAGTGGGAGTAGAACAGGAATTGGAATTGGAAGCGTAACTGTAAGCGGAAGTacgcaaaatgaaaaagatacCACGAACAGTCGAAGCGaggtaaaaaatagaaaaaaatatgacatTGTTGACGAATATGGTGATGGTAATGAAGCACACATAGATGAAAATGAGAAAAGAACCAAGGATTACTCTAAAATGGAAAACGATATTAGTGTTACACATAGCACTCTCcataatggtaataataattctacACCTAATTGTGACACTCAAGaatcttttgtttttttaggagaaaataaaaaaggagcaGACTCTATGAGGAGAGTAGACAGTGAATATCGAGCATACATCAATATGGacgataataaaataaaaaaaaataatcatttaaataatttgaaaagtaatgaaaatattgaagTTCTCGAAGATGACAATACGGATAAATGGGGAACAGAAAATTGTAATTACTTAAAAACAGAGCAAGGGAGAAATATAAAGAGCAGCAAAAAGGAAGACAAAATTGAATATGGACATGAACATTATACATATCAAAGAGCTAACATGATAATTCACAACATAATATTTGGAAAATTATGGGTGGAATTACATGGGAATATACTAATTAGAAATCATAATAATGGTGATTTTTCAATTGTTTGTTATATAAGAAAAGGATGGTTTGATAAAGAAATACACAAAGTAAGAGGAATAGTATGTGATAGATTTAAAAatgctattttttatatatacggAAAATGGTCACAAGAAATTTACATAGcctatgtaaaaaatatgaaaaggcAAGAATATAGTACATACTTCTTTAATGAGGATGGAacagaaaatttaaaacattttaatcgaaatacattaaatgaatttataaataatttcgaTTGgcaattttatgaaaataatatggaaaatttaaatggCGTATGTGTATGGAAAGCACAAAAAAGACCAAAACATAGTGATCAGTATTACGGATTTAATAATATGACTGTggaattaaatgaaataacacCTGAATATGACAGGTTAAATGGTGCAGCAATTGCCTGCACAGACAGCAGATTTAGACCAGATCAAcgaaattatgaaaatggaaatattgAAGTTGCTATGAATGAAAAACAAAGACTTGAAaataaacaaagaaaaaattcaaaaatgtacggagaaaaaaattcttatcAGCCAAAAtggttttataaaaacaaggATCCAATTTATAAAGATAAGgacatgtatttatttaataacaaatattgggtcgtcaaaaaaaataggcaATTTACAAACTCCCCAGACATATTTTAA
- a CDS encoding ubiquitin-like protein, with amino-acid sequence MLNSTNNKEKKEAFMDLDNIDLSEYNHVINNSYSSDEDDDEEVSSSCDSNNDNINDNNNNNDKINDNNKDNIIDNHKDNIIDNHKDNIIDNHKDNIIDNHKDNINDNGNNNNDNSNSNDDIVGARTNNDSTKNKADITSDSVCITVKGSDKTFNSNGNECEEKSKNKVDIIGGSNNYGSKDPYDEKKSTEEVHSNGVNINDDNNNINNSSCSGNKNNINSNSNNKNSNNDSNKKNSNCNYTSNSRKMSANSSYAYARIKTNDCNNSLYKCKIEKNITIKKLKKSLNKLLNNEDEYRIIYRGRLLKDVETLSKYDIKFNDILYAIKLNRKRSGNDAVLDSGITSSQLSTIGDEYNDVGKLSQNDNISKLISSMFDNSDFLKSIMDSNKQLQKLREKNSDLHHMLNDSQALKQSFEMIKNPSLMKELMRNTDRAISNIEAIPGGFNTLRRMYHNIQEPMYAANDISNENKKNKVKHYDLNSSSPPTSEAFPNPWASKDNNSKNGRNSSNDLNKYLFMNNSLFNNTSDIFKANKKSNSNANKDADSNGGERVSWNSNNNGINGISNTNGNKDINGNNSMNGINNLLKSNIFDMLQKYQNPLINKADNTKIEKKSFTTTDNKAVDSKNLENSKNYLNMFSNGLPNSGLPNSGLLNNGLLNNGLLNSGLLNSARLNNGLTNGGPPNYDQFNNNLFNNIVDQNRRNENADVTNMLNQIILNLSKNMNVNNSGSNMNTSSDMLNGMSMLNSMSNIMNPLYNDNINNNNNKAENTGSNDSSKTHINTDPSSDVQGVNNCVELMRNRKNANEYLDSNITSDNYKNCQNKETLEKGNCFNLLTHNINKDTNSIYSNSILEKNRCDNTNNKNSSPLNISTNNQVNNLNMVDDPDSTKLSMPISITTATGSANTTSTTTSTTAATNTATNNNNNNNNISTSSSSSGIAQEQLYFQKLYEEQINSLKVMGFTDTQKCLKALVDAKGNIDSAIDILVNETNENEN; translated from the coding sequence ATGTTAAATTCAACaaataataaggaaaagaaaGAGGCATTTATGGACCTTGACAATATTGATCTTAGTGAATACAACcatgtaataaataattcctACAGCTCGGACGAGGATGATGATGAGGAGGTTTCATCTTCCTGTGATAGTAATAACGATAacataaatgataataataataataatgataaaataaatgataataataaagataatataaTTGATAATCATAAAGATAATATAATTGATAATCATAAAGATAATATAATTGATAATCATAAAGATAATATTATTGATAATCataaagataatataaatgataatggtaataataacaatgataatagtaatagtaatgatGATATTGTTGGGGCACGAACGAATAATGATAGCACTAAAAATAAAGCGGATATAACTTCGGACAGTGTATGTATAACTGTAAAGGGTAGTGATAAAACGTTTAATTCAAATGGCAATGAATGTGaagaaaaaagcaaaaacaaGGTGGACATCATCGGTGGTAGTAACAACTATGGTAGTAAGGATCCTTATGATGAAAAGAAGTCTACAGAAGAAGTGCATAGTAATGGGGTAAACAtcaatgatgataataataatattaataatagtagttgTAGTGGTAATAAGAACAACATcaacagtaacagtaataataaaaacagtaACAATGacagtaataaaaaaaatagcaattGTAATTATACAAGTAATAGCCGCAAGATGAGTGCCAATAGTTCGTATGCGTACGCCAGAATAAAGACGAATGACTGCAATAAcagtttatataaatgtaagattgaaaagaatataactataaaaaaactgaaaaaaagtttgaacaaattgttaaataatgaagacgaatatagaataatataCAGGGGAAGATTATTAAAAGATGTGGAAACATTGtcaaaatatgatataaaatttaatgatattttatatgcaATTAAATTGAATAGGAAGAGGAGTGGAAATGATGCTGTGTTAGATTCAGGAATAACAAGTTCACAACTAAGTACTATAGGAGATGAATATAATGATGTAGGAAAGTTATcacaaaatgataatatatctAAATTAATTTCATCTATGTTTGATAATAGTGATTTTCTTAAATCTATCATGGATTCAAATAAACAATTACAGAAGTTAAGAGAAAAGAATTCTGATTTACATCATATGCTAAATGATTCCCAAGCTTTAAAACAATCTTTTGAAATGATTAAAAATCCTTCATTAATGAAAGAATTAATGAGAAATACGGATAGAGCTATAAGTAATATTGAAGCTATACCTGGTGGTTTTAACACTTTAAGAAGGATGTATCATAATATACAGGAACCTATGTATGCAGCTAATGATATAtcaaatgaaaacaaaaagaataaagtTAAGCATTATGATTTAAACTCTTCGTCTCCTCCAACTAGTGAAGCTTTTCCTAATCCGTGGGCATCTAAAgataataattcaaaaaatggCAGAAATAGTTCAAATGATTTAAACAAATATCTTTTCATGAATAATAGTCTTTTCAACAATACCAGCgatatttttaaagcaaATAAGAAGAGTAACAGTAATGCTAATAAGGATGCTGATAGTAATGGTGGAGAAAGAGTTAGCTggaacagtaataataatgggaTTAATGGGATTAGCAATACGAATGGGAATAAAGACATTAATGGGAATAACAGTATGAATGGTATTAACAATCTGTTAAAGTCGAATATTTTTGACATGCTCCAGAAATATCAAAACCCACTAATTAACAAAGCagataatacaaaaattgagaaaaaaTCCTTTACTACTACTGATAATAAAGCAGTGGATAGcaaaaatttggaaaatagtaaaaattacCTGAACATGTTCAGCAATGGCCTCCCTAACAGTGGACTTCCGAACAGTGGGTTGCTGAACAATGGGTTGCTGAACAATGGGTTGCTTAACAGTGGGCTGCTGAACAGTGCACGACTTAACAATGGGTTGACGAACGGAGGTCCACCGAACTACGATCAGTTTAATAACAACCTGTTTAACAACATAGTAGACCAAAATAGGAGAAATGAAAATGCCGATGTAACGAATATGTTAaatcaaataattttaaatttaagtaaaaatatgaatgtaAATAATTCGGGATCTAATATGAACACATCCAGTGATATGTTGAACGGCATGAGTATGTTAAACTCTATGAGCAATATTATGAATCCTCTTTATAAcgataatattaataataataataataaggcTGAAAATACTGGTAGTAATGATAGCAGCAAGACGCACATTAATACTGACCCAAGCTCAGATGTTCAAGGTGTTAACAATTGTGTAGAATTAATGCGTAACAGGAAAAATGCGAACGAATATTTAGATAGTAATATAACTAGTGATAATTATAAGAATTGTCAGAATAAGGAAACGttagaaaaaggaaattgttttaatttactaACACACAATATTAATAAGGATACAAATAGCATTTATAGTAACTCGATTTTAGAGAAAAACCGGTGTGataatactaataataaaaactcGTCTCCTCTAAATATATCTACAAACAATCAAGTTAATAACTTAAATATGGTAGACGACCCAGACTCCACAAAATTATCAATGCCCATTAGTATCACTACTGCTACGGGTTCAGCTAACACAACTTCTACTACTACTTCTACCACTGCTGCAACTAACACTGCTactaataacaataataataataataacattagcaccagtagtagcagtagtggCATCGCACAGGAGCAGCtctattttcaaaaattatatgaggAACAGATAAACTCGTTAAAAGTAATGGGATTTACAGATACACAAAAATGTTTGAAGGCCCTAGTTGATGCCAAAGGAAATATAGATAGTGCGATCGATATATTAGTAAATGAGACCaacgaaaatgaaaattaa
- a CDS encoding hypothetical protein (conserved Plasmodium protein), translated as MEEPNSERYILFEGENEVNHDNFCYEYAERTSRKSTSNVQSHKSLKNIISKQNKTLWKDTTEYIPYIPEITPKCSQRYTDLEKKKLSFLCSLCLLQSDLSIIGKHNLKELLNNTEKEKWKKIPFLWIHDYKATYSTHYTDEQRIRKKMNFIKNIMS; from the exons atggaAGAACCAAATTCTGAACGCTACATATTATTTGAAGGAGAAAAtga GGTGAACCATGACAACTTCTGTTACGAGTATGCAGAAAGGACATCCAGAAAAAGTACCTCAAACGTTCAGTCACATAAaagcttaaaaaatattataagcaAACAGAACAAAACGCTATGGAAAGATACAACAGAATATATTCCCTACATTCCA GAAATAACACCTAAATGCAGTCAGCGCTACACCGACCTc gaaaaaaaaaagcttagTTTTTTATGTTCCCTGTGCCTGCTACAAAGCGACTTAAGTATTATTGGAAag cACAATTTGAAAGAACTCTTAAATAATactgaaaaggaaaaatggaaaaaaattcCTTTCTTGTGGATCCATGATTACAAAGCTACTTATTCtac GCATTATACGGATGAACAAAGAATTAGaaagaaaatgaattttataaagaatattatgTCATAA